A DNA window from Bdellovibrio sp. BCCA contains the following coding sequences:
- a CDS encoding YiiX/YebB-like N1pC/P60 family cysteine hydrolase codes for MKKKILLYGFAALTMAGCKSQPTHPEIGTYRNPANTQELISGSQKVLNDISNPQIFNPATCAKFVNQVTDYLYYLPADHFIPKTPQEVEALKTHGSEVMDTIFQIRVVLHDKLREFDSRNELSKDCIQKIREGFQYARFSEEYLLEWLFRNKVYDFKATPIMANSRPNTWTNPRYAGFELKSGDVMLVRGKSHVSAMIARIGDEEGNFSHLAIVGEDKAGKKYVVEALIQYGTIVTPLEKWRQQEDARVALYRQPDEALAKKAARKIYDKAQGALDQKKGIRYDFAMDDDDYSTLFCSEVIRYAYDMASDKKFIIPKYRSTVTKFKNSEYPKSLGVTKTSLFAPYDIEVDPRFDLIAEHRFYPLLRQVRMQDAVLQSVYSWMIEKDYSFHWAPQHSVKAYLAKFVRQFGMVADTLPKYMPIDSIKTNVQFEAVAKTLEKNIYEKEAEFYKQKGYLPSFQDMMVINEQYRRQDCEKHLAARNKVSESYDDRNVADLSKFHYFFYNKANTCK; via the coding sequence ATGAAGAAAAAGATTCTTCTTTATGGTTTTGCAGCTTTGACGATGGCTGGTTGCAAAAGTCAGCCCACGCATCCTGAGATCGGAACGTATCGTAATCCTGCAAACACTCAGGAACTTATTAGCGGAAGCCAAAAGGTTTTAAATGATATTTCAAACCCGCAGATCTTCAATCCTGCGACCTGCGCAAAGTTCGTGAATCAAGTGACGGATTATCTTTATTATCTACCGGCTGACCACTTTATTCCAAAAACACCGCAAGAGGTCGAGGCTTTAAAAACTCACGGCTCTGAGGTGATGGATACGATTTTCCAAATCCGCGTGGTCTTGCATGACAAACTTCGTGAGTTTGATTCTCGCAACGAGCTTTCTAAAGACTGTATTCAAAAGATCCGTGAAGGATTTCAGTATGCGCGTTTTTCTGAAGAGTATCTTTTAGAGTGGCTCTTTAGAAACAAGGTTTATGATTTCAAAGCAACACCGATCATGGCGAATTCAAGACCGAACACGTGGACAAATCCAAGATATGCCGGTTTTGAACTTAAGAGCGGTGACGTAATGCTTGTCCGTGGAAAATCCCACGTCTCTGCGATGATCGCGCGTATTGGTGACGAGGAGGGAAATTTCTCTCACTTAGCCATCGTGGGTGAAGATAAAGCTGGCAAAAAATACGTCGTTGAAGCTTTGATTCAGTATGGAACAATTGTGACTCCACTTGAAAAATGGAGACAGCAAGAAGATGCCCGTGTGGCTTTGTACCGTCAACCTGATGAAGCGTTGGCAAAAAAAGCGGCACGAAAAATCTATGACAAAGCTCAGGGCGCCTTGGATCAGAAAAAAGGCATCCGCTACGACTTTGCGATGGATGATGACGATTATTCGACGCTCTTCTGTTCAGAGGTCATTCGTTATGCCTATGATATGGCTTCAGACAAAAAGTTCATTATTCCAAAGTATCGCAGCACGGTGACGAAGTTTAAAAACTCCGAATATCCAAAATCTTTGGGTGTAACGAAAACTTCATTGTTTGCTCCTTATGACATTGAAGTGGACCCTCGCTTTGATTTGATCGCGGAACACCGTTTCTATCCGCTTCTTCGTCAAGTGCGCATGCAAGACGCGGTTTTACAGAGCGTCTACTCTTGGATGATCGAAAAGGATTATTCTTTCCACTGGGCGCCTCAGCATTCCGTGAAAGCATATCTTGCAAAATTCGTTCGTCAGTTCGGAATGGTGGCAGACACTCTTCCAAAATATATGCCTATTGATTCAATTAAAACGAATGTGCAGTTTGAAGCAGTCGCGAAAACTCTAGAGAAAAATATCTATGAGAAGGAAGCCGAGTTTTACAAGCAAAAAGGTTATCTGCCGTCCTTCCAGGACATGATGGTTATTAATGAACAATACCGTCGTCAGGATTGTGAGAAGCATTTAGCGGCGAGAAATAAAGTAAGCGAGTCGTATGATGATCGCAACGTTGCGGATCTTTCGAAGTTTCACTACTTCTTCTATAACAAGGCGAATACTTGTAAATAG
- a CDS encoding fatty acid desaturase: MTKKRIEWPVALFLILNPLVTLILTPIYFYYYGFQWGILLFALVFAAATNLSITAGYHRLFSHKSYDAHPMAKALFLLVGASGFQGSALKWSSDHRRHHTHIDGEKDPYNINEGFWYAHMGWLFFKDSVDQKIQAPDLEKDWMVKFQHKYYVPLAIITGFAIPTLIGWMMGSWLGGLVIGGGLRIALTQQSTFFVNSLCHTLGKQTYSKEISARDSWFVAVLTHGEGYHNFHHKFQIDYRNGIKWYHWDPTKWVIRSLNLMGLATKLRQISNAEILKARLQAEAAEMTKHGFAEEKLLAMKEKILEAQNKMKKIREDYEQFKLDAARKREELKEAYDHKLAELRRELEIAKLEFQMGMKQWQVCLRSV, translated from the coding sequence ATGACAAAAAAACGTATCGAATGGCCTGTGGCTTTATTCCTGATCCTCAATCCACTGGTCACATTGATTCTGACTCCGATTTATTTTTATTATTATGGTTTTCAGTGGGGCATTCTTCTTTTCGCACTTGTTTTCGCAGCTGCCACAAACCTTAGTATCACAGCGGGATACCACCGCCTCTTTTCACATAAAAGTTATGATGCGCATCCCATGGCCAAAGCTTTGTTCTTGCTTGTTGGTGCGTCTGGCTTTCAAGGCTCTGCATTGAAATGGTCTTCAGACCATCGCCGCCACCACACGCACATTGATGGAGAAAAAGATCCTTACAACATCAATGAAGGTTTCTGGTATGCCCACATGGGTTGGCTGTTCTTTAAAGATTCTGTAGATCAAAAAATCCAAGCTCCTGATCTTGAAAAAGATTGGATGGTGAAATTCCAGCACAAATATTATGTGCCACTGGCGATCATCACAGGTTTCGCTATTCCTACTTTAATTGGTTGGATGATGGGCTCATGGTTGGGTGGTCTTGTGATCGGCGGAGGCCTTCGCATCGCTTTGACTCAACAAAGCACTTTCTTCGTAAACTCTTTGTGCCACACCTTGGGCAAACAAACTTACTCTAAAGAGATCTCTGCCCGCGACTCTTGGTTCGTAGCGGTTTTGACTCACGGAGAAGGCTACCACAACTTCCATCACAAATTCCAAATCGACTACCGCAATGGAATCAAGTGGTATCACTGGGATCCAACTAAATGGGTGATTCGCTCTTTGAACTTGATGGGTCTTGCCACGAAACTTCGTCAGATTTCCAACGCGGAAATTTTGAAAGCGCGTCTTCAGGCGGAAGCTGCTGAAATGACGAAGCACGGATTTGCGGAAGAAAAATTGCTTGCGATGAAAGAGAAAATCTTGGAAGCGCAAAACAAGATGAAGAAAATCCGCGAAGACTACGAACAGTTTAAACTTGATGCTGCTCGTAAGCGTGAAGAACTTAAAGAGGCTTACGATCACAAGTTGGCGGAACTTAGACGAGAGCTAGAAATTGCCAAGCTAGAATTCCAAATGGGAATGAAACAATGGCAAGTGTGCTTGAGATCTGTTTAA
- a CDS encoding adenylate/guanylate cyclase domain-containing protein, which yields MIIGNEITTAQLRESEVLDEIRSVLRVIANWMAIPLFLAFWIADLIYVPQYKWPFLALRLTIIPLCFLAKYESKREQSARRAQIFSALYVGLVALPINVMIAMIPDVGTGYYAGLNLVAIGGLSFIPFSMGFFLCTALAIYLPYYAIVLTRAQNLQDIWSIVLNSFFIVGAIIICFLIRFFHEQLRIREINSRLALKAEIANRDNVIRTKTEEAVRLNTLSTQFSPQVVQAIRDGRVDIEKGVRRSQICAIFVDIVGSTERVVRLDQAKVDLVLARFMDTVVTIFLKYDITIDKFQGDGILAFANDPIRYGDFIQRTCLAALEVREALNQDREFYLMNWKKEMQIRIGISSGYANVGFYGNKKFFRSYTAIGAPLPFASRLTNLAEPNQILIDSDIAQCLMAENYQVRNIGERVIKGFEGDQHFVFELIRPPDTKKETNTSHCPHCADSVLYLDTNAQGIFVMKCRQCGFELADLQTTTA from the coding sequence TTGATTATTGGAAATGAGATCACGACGGCTCAGTTGCGTGAGTCGGAAGTGCTAGATGAAATTAGATCGGTCTTGCGGGTCATCGCAAATTGGATGGCCATACCGCTCTTTTTAGCCTTCTGGATTGCGGATCTCATTTACGTTCCTCAATACAAATGGCCTTTTCTGGCGTTGCGCTTGACGATCATTCCACTTTGTTTTCTTGCTAAGTACGAATCCAAAAGAGAGCAAAGTGCCCGCCGCGCACAAATATTTTCGGCTCTCTATGTGGGTCTTGTTGCGTTACCAATCAACGTGATGATCGCAATGATTCCCGATGTAGGAACTGGTTATTATGCTGGTTTAAATCTGGTGGCTATCGGCGGACTGTCTTTTATTCCATTTTCTATGGGATTTTTTCTTTGTACAGCTTTAGCGATCTATCTTCCCTATTACGCGATCGTTTTAACTAGAGCACAAAATCTTCAAGATATCTGGTCGATTGTTCTTAATTCTTTCTTTATCGTTGGCGCGATCATCATTTGTTTTTTGATTCGATTCTTTCACGAGCAATTGCGCATCCGAGAAATCAACAGCCGATTGGCATTGAAAGCCGAGATCGCCAATCGCGATAACGTTATCCGCACGAAAACAGAAGAAGCCGTTCGTTTAAATACTTTAAGCACACAGTTCAGCCCACAAGTCGTTCAAGCCATCCGCGATGGACGAGTCGATATTGAAAAAGGTGTGCGCCGTTCGCAGATTTGCGCAATATTCGTCGACATCGTAGGCTCTACAGAACGCGTTGTCCGTTTAGATCAAGCCAAAGTGGATTTAGTTCTGGCGCGCTTCATGGACACGGTCGTTACGATCTTTTTAAAATACGACATCACGATTGATAAATTCCAAGGTGACGGAATTTTGGCGTTTGCGAATGATCCGATCCGCTATGGAGATTTCATTCAGCGCACGTGCTTAGCCGCTCTTGAAGTTCGCGAAGCTTTGAACCAAGACCGCGAATTCTATTTGATGAACTGGAAAAAAGAGATGCAAATCCGCATTGGCATTTCTTCGGGTTATGCGAATGTCGGTTTTTATGGAAATAAAAAATTCTTCCGTTCTTACACGGCGATTGGCGCTCCCCTTCCTTTTGCCTCTCGTTTAACGAACTTAGCCGAACCCAATCAAATTCTTATTGATTCCGACATCGCTCAATGTTTGATGGCAGAAAACTATCAGGTCCGAAATATCGGAGAGCGTGTGATTAAAGGTTTTGAAGGCGATCAGCATTTCGTTTTTGAACTGATTCGTCCACCTGATACTAAAAAAGAAACCAATACAAGTCACTGCCCTCACTGTGCAGACTCTGTTTTGTACTTGGATACCAATGCTCAAGGTATTTTTGTGATGAAATGCCGCCAGTGCGGATTTGAACTGGCGGACTTACAAACGACTACGGCTTAG
- a CDS encoding class I SAM-dependent methyltransferase, whose product MSDAAMKQEFFHIDEHNRKKVIRQDRTALEPGSCFLDFNGRQLEMLNISSFGCAVLVSATEFQDLKAWFEKNPHIEANVLYKNIQTQNVGLRWARAEDHAKSATGEMIVGFEVLGEPLKVDRIKALEVSSEVIAEQTQYARDLAQLPAEFKTFVYEMKDWLEKLKTKIDKLEAETPVDNWKEAQDYRLTIADTVAEYLGQCIPAKYSQVPQLIKNFTPDQLKWATQFAREQIGHLVYGAPFASRAYYKPRGYAGDYEMMNHLYRDELVGKTLFDQCMHKYFIDEPAGAAVKNRGQYLFEKITQLFNDTPAKQPLKILSVASGPAMEQQIFLQNGNQFYGRPAEFTCLDQDEESLKHAQRQLHSVERFVRSGFKFKFNNMAIRNVIAAGCPEQDYDLIYSAGLFDYFTEPVAQMAAQKMLASVKPGGRVVIGNFSKDNPCVPFMELVLDWHLIYRSEEDLLRIFKGMGSKVWVEKEPLGVNLFVVIQK is encoded by the coding sequence ATGAGTGATGCAGCTATGAAGCAAGAATTTTTCCATATTGATGAACACAATCGCAAGAAAGTGATTCGTCAAGACCGCACAGCTCTAGAGCCCGGTTCCTGCTTCCTTGATTTCAACGGTCGCCAACTTGAAATGCTTAACATCAGTTCTTTTGGTTGCGCGGTTCTGGTTTCAGCCACAGAGTTTCAAGATTTGAAAGCTTGGTTTGAAAAAAATCCGCACATTGAAGCCAACGTTCTTTATAAAAATATTCAAACTCAAAATGTGGGCCTTCGTTGGGCGCGAGCAGAAGATCATGCGAAATCTGCTACAGGCGAAATGATTGTCGGCTTTGAAGTTTTGGGTGAACCATTGAAAGTCGACCGCATCAAAGCTTTGGAAGTCTCTTCAGAAGTGATTGCCGAACAAACGCAATATGCTCGCGACCTTGCACAACTTCCTGCTGAATTTAAAACCTTCGTTTACGAAATGAAGGATTGGCTTGAAAAACTAAAAACGAAAATTGATAAGCTCGAAGCGGAGACTCCCGTTGATAACTGGAAAGAAGCGCAAGATTATCGTCTGACGATTGCCGATACTGTCGCAGAATATCTGGGCCAGTGCATTCCTGCGAAGTACTCTCAAGTGCCACAGCTTATTAAAAACTTTACTCCGGACCAATTGAAATGGGCGACTCAGTTTGCTCGTGAACAAATCGGTCACCTGGTTTATGGTGCTCCGTTTGCAAGCCGTGCTTATTACAAGCCTCGTGGTTATGCGGGTGATTACGAGATGATGAATCACCTATATCGTGATGAGCTTGTGGGTAAAACATTGTTCGACCAATGCATGCACAAGTATTTTATCGACGAGCCTGCTGGGGCCGCAGTTAAAAACCGAGGTCAGTACCTTTTTGAAAAGATCACACAACTTTTCAATGACACTCCTGCGAAACAACCTTTAAAAATTCTTTCTGTAGCCAGCGGTCCTGCGATGGAGCAACAGATCTTCCTGCAAAATGGAAACCAGTTCTATGGCCGCCCCGCTGAGTTCACGTGCTTGGATCAAGATGAAGAGTCTTTAAAGCACGCGCAAAGACAGCTTCACTCTGTAGAACGCTTCGTTCGCTCTGGTTTTAAATTCAAGTTCAATAATATGGCGATTCGCAATGTGATTGCGGCCGGCTGCCCTGAACAAGATTATGACTTGATCTACTCTGCGGGTCTTTTTGATTATTTCACAGAACCTGTCGCGCAAATGGCGGCACAAAAAATGTTGGCCTCTGTAAAACCAGGGGGTCGCGTTGTGATCGGTAACTTCAGTAAAGACAATCCGTGTGTTCCATTTATGGAGCTCGTTCTTGATTGGCATTTGATTTACAGATCTGAAGAAGATCTTTTGAGAATCTTTAAAGGCATGGGCTCTAAAGTGTGGGTTGAAAAAGAACCTCTTGGAGTGAACCTTTTTGTTGTGATTCAAAAATAA